A genome region from Streptomyces xanthophaeus includes the following:
- a CDS encoding ATP-binding protein encodes MNDTQRDERLRPRPRLPAWTSTLTWKATVFITLMCCGLAALLGCLVHGAMTRQTVGTAREKALTRLERTFEAYETGARMPRGEGIDPSGLPPELRALAVGGKRGTAVGRYRGRPVMWAAGPAAHGRALAVSVDFRASERTIAELDRAILGSSGLAIAGTLLIGAFVVTRITRRLHLTAQVARRISAGDLDARVEDSTRSKDEVAAVSRALDTMASSLQCKLEAEQRFTADVAHELRTPLTGLNAAAELLPPGRPAELVRDRVRAMRSLTEDLLEISRLETRSERLEVDSHDLAELAARTIRASGTDTALEVRGPRGPLRVETDRRRLERILGNLVANAHRHGAAPVTLTVDGRTLSVTDSGPGYPEYLLTTGPQRFRTEGTNKGHGLGLTIAAGQARVLGATLTFRNREAGGAEARVTLPGPAVPGATAFPRRRDELPAPGSSAPPVR; translated from the coding sequence ATGAACGACACGCAGCGCGACGAGCGGCTGCGGCCGCGCCCGCGGCTGCCTGCCTGGACCTCGACCCTGACCTGGAAGGCCACGGTCTTCATCACCCTCATGTGCTGCGGACTCGCGGCACTGCTGGGCTGCCTCGTGCACGGCGCCATGACCCGCCAGACCGTGGGCACGGCCCGCGAGAAGGCGCTGACCCGGCTGGAACGGACCTTCGAGGCCTACGAGACCGGCGCGCGCATGCCGCGCGGCGAGGGCATCGACCCGTCGGGCCTGCCCCCGGAGCTGCGCGCCCTGGCCGTCGGCGGCAAGCGCGGCACGGCCGTCGGCAGGTACCGGGGCAGGCCCGTGATGTGGGCAGCCGGGCCTGCAGCCCACGGCCGCGCGCTGGCCGTCTCCGTGGACTTCCGCGCGAGTGAGCGGACCATCGCCGAACTGGACCGGGCCATCCTCGGCTCCTCGGGGCTCGCCATCGCGGGCACCCTCCTCATCGGCGCGTTCGTCGTCACCCGCATCACCCGGCGGCTGCACCTGACCGCGCAGGTGGCCCGCCGGATCAGCGCCGGCGACCTCGACGCGCGCGTCGAGGACAGCACGCGCAGCAAGGACGAGGTGGCGGCGGTCTCCCGGGCCCTGGACACCATGGCCTCGTCGCTGCAGTGCAAGCTCGAAGCGGAACAGCGGTTCACGGCGGATGTCGCCCACGAGCTGCGCACCCCGCTGACCGGCCTGAACGCGGCCGCCGAGCTCCTGCCGCCGGGCCGCCCGGCCGAGCTCGTACGGGACCGGGTGCGGGCCATGCGCTCGCTGACCGAGGACCTTCTGGAGATCTCCCGGCTGGAGACACGCAGCGAGCGCCTGGAAGTGGACTCGCACGACCTGGCCGAACTGGCGGCGCGCACGATCCGCGCCTCGGGCACCGACACGGCCCTGGAGGTGCGCGGCCCGCGCGGACCCCTGCGGGTGGAGACGGACCGGCGGCGCCTGGAGCGAATCCTCGGCAATCTCGTGGCCAACGCGCACCGCCACGGCGCGGCCCCGGTCACGCTCACGGTCGACGGCCGGACCCTGAGCGTGACGGACTCGGGCCCCGGTTATCCGGAGTACCTGCTGACCACCGGCCCGCAGCGGTTCCGTACGGAGGGCACGAACAAGGGCCACGGGCTGGGCCTGACCATCGCCGCCGGCCAGGCCCGGGTCCTCGGCGCCACCCTCACCTTCCGCAACCGGGAGGCGGGCGGCGCCGAGGCCCGCGTCACGCTTCCAGGGCCCGCAGTACCGGGAGCAACTGCGTTTCCTCGCCGTCGAGATGAGCTTCCAGCTCCCGGCTCATCCGCTCCACCCGTTCGCTGA
- a CDS encoding nitroreductase/quinone reductase family protein, whose translation MSSFNHTVIEEFRANAGQVGGPFEGSELILLTTTGARSGKPHTVPLGFAREGAGGELLVVASAAGADRHPAWYHNLLARPLVEVETGTETYEAVAVPAQGARRDELFARIVRAEPGYGEYQERTRRVLPVVALQRTHEVPAREGGIAGKLLDVHGWLRAQLALVRELAREEPQGSGAASLGLQLRQHCLAFCHSLEFHHRSEDAGLFPYLEQQHPHMREFFRRIDSEHRAVARLQEELVRALDEPGAGFSERVERMSRELEAHLDGEETQLLPVLRALEA comes from the coding sequence GTGTCATCGTTCAATCACACCGTCATCGAAGAGTTCAGGGCGAACGCCGGCCAGGTCGGCGGGCCCTTCGAAGGTTCCGAGCTGATCCTGCTCACCACCACCGGCGCCAGGTCCGGGAAGCCGCACACCGTCCCCCTCGGGTTCGCCCGCGAGGGCGCCGGCGGGGAGCTGCTCGTCGTCGCCTCCGCCGCCGGGGCCGACCGGCATCCCGCCTGGTACCACAATCTGCTCGCGCGGCCCCTCGTGGAGGTGGAGACCGGGACCGAGACGTACGAGGCCGTCGCCGTCCCCGCCCAAGGGGCGCGGCGGGACGAGCTGTTCGCGCGGATCGTCCGCGCGGAGCCCGGGTACGGGGAGTACCAGGAGCGGACCCGGCGGGTGCTCCCCGTCGTCGCGCTCCAGCGCACGCACGAGGTCCCGGCCCGGGAGGGCGGGATCGCCGGGAAACTGCTCGACGTGCACGGCTGGCTGCGGGCGCAGCTGGCCCTCGTACGGGAGCTCGCGCGCGAGGAGCCGCAGGGCTCCGGGGCGGCCTCGCTGGGGCTGCAACTGCGCCAGCACTGCCTCGCGTTCTGCCATTCGCTGGAGTTCCACCACCGGAGCGAGGACGCCGGCCTCTTCCCGTACCTGGAGCAACAGCATCCGCACATGCGGGAGTTCTTCCGCCGGATCGACTCCGAGCACCGCGCCGTCGCGCGGCTCCAGGAGGAGTTGGTACGGGCCCTGGACGAGCCCGGCGCCGGATTCAGCGAACGGGTGGAGCGGATGAGCCGGGAGCTGGAAGCTCATCTCGACGGCGAGGAAACGCAGTTGCTCCCGGTACTGCGGGCCCTGGAAGCGTGA
- a CDS encoding acyl-CoA carboxylase subunit epsilon, which produces MNTLLRIEKGDAAPEELAAITAVLLARAAAVAEPRPVPRPRAGWRRLERTPGFRTAHSWQG; this is translated from the coding sequence ATGAACACCCTGCTGCGCATAGAGAAGGGCGACGCGGCCCCCGAGGAACTGGCGGCGATCACCGCGGTCCTCCTGGCCCGCGCCGCCGCCGTCGCAGAACCCCGCCCCGTCCCCCGCCCCCGGGCAGGCTGGCGCCGCCTGGAACGCACCCCGGGCTTCCGCACCGCCCACAGCTGGCAGGGCTGA
- a CDS encoding acyl-CoA carboxylase subunit beta encodes MTTSEHAALNRLAELRQIKEQARSGPSDRATEAQRAKGKLTARERIALLLDEGSFREVEQLRRHRATGFGLENKKPYTDGVITGWGTVEGRTVFVYAHDFRIFGGALGEAHATKIHKIMDMAIAAGAPLVSLNDGAGARIQEGVSALAGYGGIFQRNTKASGVIPQISVMLGPCAGGAAYSPALTDFVFMVRETSQMFITGPDVVQAVTGEQITQNGLGGADVHAGTSGVAHFAYDDEETCISEVRYLLSLLPQNNRENPPAVETGDPADRPGDALLDLVPADGNRAYDMRKVIEELVDEGEYLEVHERWATNIICALARMGGQVVAVVANQPASCAGVLDIHASEKAARFVQLCDAFNIPIVTLVDVPGFLPGVDQEHNGIIRHGAKLLYAYCNATVPRISVVLRKAYGGAYIVMDSQSIGADLTYAWPVNEIAVMGAEGAANVIFRREIAGADDPGAVRAQKIKEYKTELMHPYYAAERGLVDDVIDPTETREVLIGALAMLRSKHADLPSRKHGNPPQ; translated from the coding sequence GTGACCACGAGCGAGCATGCAGCACTCAACCGGCTGGCGGAGCTGCGGCAGATCAAGGAGCAGGCGCGGAGCGGCCCCAGCGACCGTGCGACCGAAGCGCAGCGCGCGAAGGGCAAGCTGACCGCGCGTGAGCGCATCGCGCTGCTGCTCGACGAGGGTTCGTTCCGGGAGGTCGAGCAGCTGCGCCGGCACCGGGCGACCGGGTTCGGCCTGGAGAACAAGAAGCCCTACACGGACGGTGTGATCACCGGCTGGGGCACGGTCGAGGGCCGCACGGTCTTCGTCTACGCGCACGACTTCCGCATCTTCGGCGGTGCGCTGGGCGAGGCCCACGCGACGAAGATCCACAAGATCATGGACATGGCCATCGCGGCCGGTGCCCCGCTGGTCTCCCTCAACGACGGCGCCGGCGCCCGCATCCAGGAAGGCGTCTCGGCGCTGGCGGGCTACGGCGGCATCTTCCAGCGCAACACCAAGGCCTCGGGCGTCATCCCGCAGATCTCGGTCATGCTCGGCCCCTGCGCCGGCGGCGCCGCGTACTCCCCGGCCCTGACGGACTTCGTCTTCATGGTCCGCGAGACCTCGCAGATGTTCATCACCGGCCCGGACGTGGTCCAGGCCGTCACCGGCGAGCAGATCACCCAGAACGGCCTCGGCGGCGCCGACGTCCACGCCGGAACCTCGGGCGTCGCGCACTTCGCGTACGACGACGAGGAGACCTGCATCTCCGAGGTCCGCTACCTGCTGTCCCTGCTCCCGCAGAACAACCGCGAGAACCCACCCGCGGTCGAGACCGGCGACCCCGCCGACCGCCCCGGCGACGCCCTGCTGGACCTGGTCCCCGCCGACGGCAACCGGGCGTACGACATGCGCAAGGTCATCGAGGAACTCGTCGACGAGGGCGAGTACCTGGAGGTCCACGAGCGCTGGGCCACCAACATCATCTGCGCCCTGGCCCGGATGGGCGGCCAGGTCGTCGCCGTCGTCGCCAACCAGCCCGCCAGCTGCGCGGGCGTACTGGACATCCACGCCTCGGAGAAGGCCGCGCGGTTCGTCCAGCTCTGCGACGCGTTCAACATCCCGATCGTCACCCTGGTCGACGTCCCCGGCTTCCTGCCGGGCGTCGACCAGGAGCACAACGGCATCATCCGCCACGGCGCCAAACTCCTGTACGCCTACTGCAACGCCACCGTGCCCCGTATCTCCGTCGTGCTGCGCAAGGCCTACGGCGGCGCGTACATCGTCATGGACTCCCAGTCCATCGGCGCGGACCTCACCTACGCCTGGCCCGTCAACGAGATCGCGGTCATGGGCGCCGAGGGCGCGGCGAACGTCATCTTCCGCCGCGAGATCGCCGGGGCCGACGACCCCGGCGCCGTGCGCGCGCAGAAGATCAAGGAATACAAGACCGAGCTGATGCACCCGTACTACGCGGCCGAACGCGGCCTCGTCGACGACGTCATCGACCCGACCGAGACGCGCGAGGTCCTCATCGGCGCCCTCGCGATGCTCCGCAGCAAGCACGCCGATCTGCCGTCCCGCAAGCACGGCAACCCGCCGCAGTGA
- a CDS encoding aldo/keto reductase, protein MGTEGPSVGRVGLGCMGMSWGYDQEGWDDATSVQVIHRAIDTGVRFFDTADQYGPFTNERLVGKALRDRRDEVVLATKGGLIVDGARRTHRNGRPEHLRAACEASLLRLGTDHVDLYQLHRVDPAVPVEESWGAMAELVEAGLTKAIGLSEASVDEISRAHAIHPVASVQSELSLWSPDATGDVVPYCAEQGITFIAFAPLGRGFLSGRITTVEDLPRVDARRGIPRFQPDAIAANQAITGTTGRIAARLGITVPQLAIAWVLAQGPGVMALPGTKTPKYLDENVAAGAVTLPAEVLAELAELPAAVGSR, encoded by the coding sequence TTGGGAACCGAAGGCCCTTCCGTGGGCCGGGTCGGACTGGGCTGCATGGGCATGTCCTGGGGCTATGACCAGGAGGGATGGGACGACGCGACGTCGGTGCAGGTCATCCACCGGGCCATCGACACGGGAGTCCGCTTCTTCGACACCGCCGACCAGTACGGCCCGTTCACGAACGAGCGGCTCGTCGGGAAGGCACTGCGCGACCGCCGCGACGAGGTCGTGCTCGCCACCAAGGGCGGTCTGATCGTCGACGGAGCCCGCCGTACCCACAGGAACGGCCGCCCGGAGCACCTGCGTGCCGCGTGCGAGGCGAGCCTGCTGCGGCTCGGGACCGATCACGTGGACCTGTACCAGCTCCACCGCGTCGACCCGGCCGTCCCCGTGGAGGAGAGCTGGGGCGCCATGGCCGAACTCGTCGAGGCCGGCCTGACCAAGGCCATCGGCCTCTCCGAGGCCTCCGTCGACGAGATCTCCCGCGCGCACGCGATCCACCCCGTCGCCTCGGTCCAGTCCGAACTCTCCCTGTGGAGCCCGGACGCCACCGGGGACGTCGTCCCGTACTGCGCGGAGCAGGGCATCACCTTCATCGCCTTCGCCCCGCTGGGCCGCGGCTTCCTCTCCGGCCGGATCACCACGGTCGAGGACCTGCCGCGCGTCGACGCCCGCCGCGGGATCCCCCGGTTCCAGCCGGACGCCATCGCCGCCAACCAGGCGATCACCGGGACCACCGGCAGGATCGCGGCCCGCCTGGGGATCACCGTGCCCCAGCTGGCCATCGCCTGGGTGCTGGCCCAGGGCCCCGGGGTGATGGCGCTGCCCGGCACCAAGACCCCGAAGTACCTCGACGAGAACGTCGCGGCCGGCGCGGTCACCCTCCCGGCCGAGGTCCTGGCGGAACTGGCCGAGCTGCCTGCGGCGGTGGGCAGCCGCTGA
- a CDS encoding ScbA/BarX family gamma-butyrolactone biosynthesis protein, with product MGIDRFESNASVISEELPLSYVRTVDRTLLHRSALSEVFLTDYRHQDPSRFLAAAQLPASHAYYTDHLSQSRVLDPLLLLECCRQAETYAGHAHFDIPHDQNFILKSWSMTYEPTPAPAPGTPPAELRIEVETADEKRLRGQLRGVTYVMAMVLGAERIGEVRMDVGYLPSEVYRSLRHGRRPDAPALSDLLPPRPVDALADAASVDRADRRNVVLGTVDRTGPLAGNALLLAPFDNPSMFDHRQDHLPGMVMMEAARQLGLYVMADGAPAPAAVMTGFTADFFQYAELDRPTLVTARPAPDTAGADTVLEISFEQESTVVASGRITLRAADGLPG from the coding sequence GTGGGGATCGACCGCTTTGAGTCGAACGCGAGTGTTATTTCCGAGGAGCTTCCGCTCTCCTACGTACGGACCGTCGACCGGACGCTGCTGCACCGCAGCGCGCTGTCCGAGGTGTTCCTGACGGACTACCGCCACCAGGACCCCTCCCGCTTCCTCGCCGCCGCGCAACTGCCCGCCTCGCACGCCTACTACACCGACCACCTCAGCCAGTCCCGGGTCCTGGACCCGCTGCTGCTCCTGGAGTGCTGCCGACAGGCCGAGACGTACGCCGGGCACGCCCACTTCGACATCCCGCATGACCAGAACTTCATCCTGAAGTCCTGGTCCATGACCTACGAGCCCACCCCGGCCCCCGCCCCCGGCACCCCGCCGGCGGAGTTGCGCATCGAGGTGGAGACCGCCGACGAGAAGCGTCTGCGCGGGCAGTTGCGCGGTGTGACGTACGTGATGGCGATGGTGTTGGGCGCCGAGCGCATCGGCGAGGTGCGCATGGACGTCGGCTACCTGCCCTCCGAGGTGTACCGGTCACTGCGGCACGGCCGGCGCCCCGACGCCCCCGCGCTGTCGGACCTGTTGCCGCCGCGCCCCGTCGACGCCCTGGCGGACGCGGCCTCGGTGGACCGCGCGGACCGGCGCAACGTCGTACTCGGCACGGTCGACCGGACCGGCCCGCTGGCCGGGAACGCCCTGCTGCTGGCCCCGTTCGACAACCCCAGCATGTTCGACCACCGCCAGGACCACCTGCCCGGCATGGTGATGATGGAGGCCGCCCGCCAGCTCGGCCTGTACGTCATGGCCGACGGTGCGCCGGCCCCCGCGGCGGTCATGACCGGTTTCACCGCGGACTTCTTCCAGTACGCCGAGCTGGACCGCCCCACGCTGGTGACCGCCCGGCCCGCACCCGACACGGCCGGGGCCGACACCGTCCTGGAGATCTCCTTCGAGCAGGAGTCGACGGTCGTGGCCTCCGGCCGGATCACCCTGCGGGCCGCCGACGGCCTGCCCGGCTGA
- a CDS encoding 3-oxoacyl-ACP synthase — MDLRDGLGIKAVRVWLPERADTAHEAVADGRIDPEEQATAGIRQLPVSDLAAPDMAVRAARAALAAAGPDAPAPDLLIHAWIHHQGHDFWSPAHYVARELGAHHTLPVGIQQMCNGGAVGLELAAARLLADPGCRSALVTTADRFADEGFDRWRGDYGVWYGDAATAVVLHRPDGSPDELLLRSLATATIPEVEALHRGRDAFSPAPRWHSDRVDVRRTKKAFIEDTGLDVFYRRVHSVLPDIVLGALADAGLEPDDPRVALIAFPRVGDKVLNETYYPGVAGLTKARSIRLGGDTGHLGAGDMAANFEEIRRRGLLDAGEIALVISAGGGFTFSCAAVEMQQ; from the coding sequence ATGGACCTGAGGGACGGGCTGGGGATCAAGGCCGTACGCGTCTGGCTGCCCGAGCGGGCCGACACCGCGCACGAGGCCGTCGCCGACGGCCGGATCGATCCCGAGGAGCAGGCCACCGCGGGCATCCGGCAGCTGCCGGTGTCCGACCTGGCCGCGCCCGACATGGCCGTACGCGCCGCCCGCGCCGCACTGGCCGCCGCCGGCCCGGACGCCCCCGCGCCGGATCTGCTGATCCACGCCTGGATCCACCACCAGGGCCACGACTTCTGGTCCCCGGCGCACTACGTCGCCCGCGAACTGGGCGCGCACCACACGCTCCCGGTCGGCATCCAGCAGATGTGCAACGGCGGCGCCGTCGGCCTGGAGCTCGCCGCCGCGCGGCTCCTCGCCGACCCCGGCTGCCGCAGCGCGCTGGTGACCACCGCGGACCGCTTCGCCGACGAGGGCTTCGACCGCTGGCGCGGCGACTACGGGGTCTGGTACGGGGACGCGGCCACCGCGGTCGTCCTGCACCGCCCCGACGGCAGCCCCGACGAACTGCTCCTGCGCTCCCTGGCCACGGCCACCATCCCCGAGGTGGAAGCGCTGCACCGGGGCCGGGACGCCTTCTCGCCCGCGCCGCGCTGGCACAGCGACCGGGTCGACGTCCGCCGCACGAAGAAGGCGTTCATCGAAGACACCGGACTCGATGTCTTCTACCGGCGGGTCCACTCCGTACTGCCCGACATCGTCCTCGGGGCACTGGCCGACGCCGGGCTGGAGCCCGACGACCCGCGCGTGGCGCTGATCGCCTTCCCCCGTGTCGGCGACAAGGTGCTGAACGAGACGTACTACCCGGGCGTCGCCGGCCTCACCAAGGCGCGCAGCATCCGGCTCGGCGGCGACACCGGACACCTCGGCGCCGGTGACATGGCGGCCAACTTCGAGGAGATCCGGCGGCGCGGGCTGCTGGACGCCGGCGAGATCGCCCTGGTGATCAGCGCGGGCGGCGGATTCACCTTCTCCTGCGCCGCGGTGGAGATGCAGCAGTGA
- a CDS encoding FAD-dependent monooxygenase, whose translation MTPEQRRESAPAPDVLVVGAGPVGLVVACELVQQGIPVRLVDASVTSPEHSRAAIVWPRILEQLRRIGAAAPLIDAGHQVDGVSFYSEGGRLGSVSMNHLPGTPYRFALTIPQNVTESVLEKRLLELGGSIERGVTLERLTQGPQRTRVSLRTAEGVVEEAEYGWVVGADGAHSTVRKQLGIAFEGQAPDLTFAIADAPVEGGLSHRMLHYLYSARGAFGLAPLDGVNFRLAVSVPHQEEGAPAPSRELFQERLEQVAPGAGTIGALHWSTTFRLRCRTAATFRQGRCFLAGDAAHIMSPAGGQGMNTGLIDAVSLGWRLAGVIRGRLADSVLDEYDAERRAAAHRITRTTGLQTRWGLVSGRARTAARDGIARIADTTGLLQRVAAPVMSQLDIGYAPPQDRWSAAKGAATRLAGISGVRPGTRLPVFVAEPGDEDRRTGRPRIAGDRLSVLLWPGVHRGPGWAERTEAARAAIPAGTPVVDLAEAVSPDLERSFPRDPAAAVVRPDGHLAAFVPLTRPWEIAPALRHAGLLPTADVATAPEAPREVTA comes from the coding sequence ATGACCCCTGAACAACGACGCGAGTCCGCACCCGCACCCGACGTGCTGGTCGTGGGCGCGGGCCCGGTCGGCCTGGTGGTCGCCTGCGAACTGGTACAGCAGGGCATCCCCGTCCGGCTGGTCGACGCGTCCGTCACCTCGCCCGAGCACTCCCGGGCCGCCATCGTCTGGCCGCGCATCCTGGAACAGCTGCGCCGCATCGGCGCGGCCGCCCCGCTGATCGACGCGGGCCACCAGGTGGACGGCGTGAGCTTCTACTCCGAGGGCGGCCGCCTGGGCTCGGTGTCCATGAACCACCTGCCCGGCACCCCGTACCGGTTCGCCCTGACCATCCCGCAGAACGTCACCGAGTCGGTGCTGGAGAAGCGCCTCCTCGAACTCGGCGGCAGCATCGAGCGCGGGGTCACCCTGGAGCGGCTCACCCAGGGCCCGCAGCGGACCCGGGTGAGCCTGCGCACCGCCGAAGGGGTGGTGGAGGAGGCCGAGTACGGCTGGGTGGTCGGCGCGGACGGCGCGCACAGCACCGTACGCAAGCAGCTCGGCATCGCCTTCGAGGGCCAGGCGCCGGACCTGACCTTCGCGATCGCCGACGCCCCGGTCGAGGGCGGGCTCTCGCACCGCATGCTGCACTACCTGTACTCCGCCAGGGGCGCCTTCGGGCTCGCACCGCTGGACGGCGTGAACTTCCGGCTGGCGGTCAGCGTGCCGCACCAGGAGGAGGGCGCCCCCGCACCGTCCCGCGAGCTGTTCCAGGAACGCCTGGAGCAGGTCGCGCCCGGCGCGGGCACCATCGGCGCACTGCACTGGAGCACCACGTTCCGGCTGCGCTGCCGTACGGCCGCCACCTTCCGGCAGGGGCGCTGCTTCCTGGCCGGCGACGCCGCGCACATCATGAGCCCGGCCGGCGGCCAGGGCATGAACACCGGCCTCATCGACGCGGTGAGCCTGGGCTGGCGGCTCGCCGGAGTCATCCGCGGCCGGCTGGCCGACTCCGTGCTCGACGAGTACGACGCCGAACGCCGGGCCGCCGCCCACCGGATCACCCGTACCACCGGACTGCAGACCCGCTGGGGCCTGGTGAGCGGGCGGGCCCGTACCGCCGCCCGCGACGGCATCGCCCGCATCGCCGACACCACCGGACTGCTCCAGCGCGTCGCGGCCCCGGTGATGAGCCAGCTCGACATCGGCTACGCCCCGCCGCAGGACCGGTGGTCGGCGGCCAAGGGCGCCGCCACCCGGCTGGCGGGCATCTCGGGGGTGCGGCCGGGCACCCGGCTGCCCGTCTTCGTCGCCGAGCCGGGCGACGAGGACCGGCGGACCGGCCGGCCGCGGATCGCCGGGGACCGGCTGAGCGTGCTGCTGTGGCCCGGCGTCCACCGGGGACCGGGCTGGGCCGAGCGCACCGAGGCCGCCCGCGCGGCGATACCCGCCGGGACACCCGTGGTGGACCTGGCCGAGGCGGTCTCGCCGGACCTGGAGCGGAGCTTCCCGCGCGACCCGGCCGCGGCGGTCGTCCGCCCCGACGGGCACCTCGCGGCCTTCGTACCGCTGACCCGGCCGTGGGAGATCGCGCCGGCGCTGCGGCACGCAGGACTGCTGCCGACCGCCGACGTCGCGACCGCCCCCGAGGCACCCCGCGAGGTGACGGCATGA
- a CDS encoding beta-ketoacyl-ACP synthase III, translated as MTRVAVVRGIGAWLPPTVVTNDMLAARLDTSDEWIRSRTGIGQRHVVDPGMATGDLAVEAGRRALDSAGVDSVDMVVLATTTPDRPCPATAPDVAHRLGLAGVPAFDVSAVCSGFLYALSTAAAMIGAGRADRVLVIAAEAFTTLLDPQDRSTVAIFGDGAGAMVLGAGQEGDPGAVLGIDLGSDGALADLITVRAGGSRQPLAADPTAGATADPADAWFTMRGREVFMNAVVRMDASARKVLGEVGWSADDVDLFVGHQANARILKALGDRLGVPGDKVFSHIEQVGNTAGASIPVALADAVATGRLRGGDKVLLSAFGGGATWGSAALNWPDLVAG; from the coding sequence ATGACGCGCGTCGCCGTGGTCCGCGGCATCGGTGCCTGGCTGCCCCCGACGGTGGTCACCAACGACATGCTCGCCGCCCGCCTGGACACCTCGGACGAGTGGATCCGCAGCCGGACCGGTATCGGGCAGCGCCATGTCGTCGACCCCGGCATGGCCACCGGCGACCTCGCGGTCGAGGCCGGGCGGCGGGCCCTGGACTCGGCCGGCGTCGACTCGGTCGACATGGTCGTCCTGGCCACGACCACCCCGGACCGGCCCTGCCCGGCCACCGCTCCGGACGTGGCGCACCGGCTGGGGCTGGCCGGCGTACCGGCCTTCGACGTCTCCGCCGTGTGCAGCGGCTTCCTGTACGCGCTGTCCACCGCGGCCGCCATGATCGGCGCGGGCCGGGCCGACCGCGTGCTCGTCATCGCCGCCGAGGCCTTCACCACCCTGCTCGACCCGCAGGACCGCTCCACCGTGGCGATCTTCGGCGACGGTGCGGGGGCCATGGTGCTCGGCGCCGGCCAGGAGGGTGATCCCGGCGCGGTGCTGGGCATCGACCTTGGCAGCGACGGCGCCCTGGCCGACCTGATCACCGTACGGGCCGGCGGCTCGCGGCAGCCGCTCGCGGCCGACCCGACGGCCGGCGCGACGGCGGACCCCGCGGACGCGTGGTTCACCATGCGCGGCCGCGAGGTGTTCATGAACGCGGTCGTCCGCATGGACGCCTCGGCCCGCAAGGTGCTCGGCGAGGTCGGCTGGAGCGCCGACGACGTGGACCTCTTCGTCGGACACCAGGCCAACGCCCGCATCCTCAAGGCCCTGGGGGACCGGCTCGGCGTCCCCGGGGACAAGGTCTTCTCCCACATCGAGCAGGTCGGCAACACCGCAGGCGCCTCGATCCCCGTCGCCCTCGCGGACGCCGTGGCCACCGGCCGCCTGCGCGGTGGCGACAAGGTGCTGCTGAGCGCCTTCGGCGGCGGCGCGACCTGGGGGAGCGCCGCCCTGAACTGGCCGGACCTCGTGGCCGGCTGA
- a CDS encoding acyl carrier protein produces the protein MTADTTTATTDTFTRIAAVLGRHFGVESTEVQPGTTFEELEFDSLVLVEFALTLQQEFGVDVFDYELLECPTVADVEKLMLTKAEAAV, from the coding sequence ATGACCGCCGACACCACCACCGCCACCACCGACACCTTCACCCGCATCGCCGCCGTCCTCGGCCGCCACTTCGGCGTCGAGAGCACCGAGGTGCAGCCCGGCACCACCTTCGAGGAGCTGGAGTTCGACTCCCTCGTCCTGGTGGAGTTCGCCCTGACCCTGCAGCAGGAGTTCGGCGTCGACGTCTTCGACTACGAGCTGCTGGAGTGCCCCACGGTCGCGGACGTCGAAAAGCTCATGCTGACCAAGGCCGAGGCGGCGGTCTGA